The genomic segment AACAATCAATAGTCGATAGATAAAAAAATATTGGCTGACAACTAACAGTTTTCAGGTATCAGTTATTCTTTAAGTCTTAATTTTCAATTTTAAATTTTACAATTTCCTGTTCTCTGTTAACTGGCAACTCACATAAAAGGAGGCATGCCTCATGTACATTATTAATAATTTATCAGAACAAGAAATATTAAATGACTTAGTCTTATCGGAAAAAGAATTAGCAATTTCTTATAACAATACAATTGTTGAATCAACTTGCCCAGTTTTAAGGAAAATACTATCTGAATGTCTAAATGATATTCAAGATATTCAATATACAATATATAAGATAATGGATGAAAGAGGATGGAATCGAAGCCGTTTGGTAAGCGAATCAGATTTAC from the Caloranaerobacter ferrireducens genome contains:
- a CDS encoding spore coat protein, which encodes MYIINNLSEQEILNDLVLSEKELAISYNNTIVESTCPVLRKILSECLNDIQDIQYTIYKIMDERGWNRSRLVSESDLLNTVEKFQSIQ